GGCTAATATTACCCACTTGCAAAGTTGCATTCACCGCAGCCACCCCCATAAATACCCCAATTCCTGATAAGAAAGAACGGAGGGGATTGCCTAATAAAGAACGACAACTTAATTGAACTAAACTCAGAATAGAAAGACCCATAATCTTTTTACAAAATTAGTTCCATCATAGGTTTAATTCGACATTAACTCATTCAATTTATCACGAACTGCTTGAATATCTTGCCACATTAACCATTTCGGTGATCCGGTTTCACGGGAAGGATTTCTTAATAAATAAGCGGGGTGAAAAATCGGCATACATAATCGCCCCTCCCATTCCATCCATTGCCCCCTAATTTTAGTAATTCCCCGTTTATCGCCTAAAATAGATTTTACCGCCGTTGCTCCCGTTAATAAAATAATTTTAGGATTCACTAAACGAATTTGTTCTAATAAATAAGGTTTGCAAGCTTCCATTTCTTGAGGCGTTGGGGTACGATTATTGGGAGGACGACAACGAATTGCATTAGAAATATAAACCTCTTGATCGGTACTTAAACCAACGGATTCTAAAATTTTTTCTAACAGTTGTCCTGAACGTCCGACAAAGGGTAAACCCTGTTCATCTTCATTTTGACCGGGTGCTTCCCCCACAATCATAATCGGTGCTTGCAGATGACCTCGACCGATGACCGCATGGGTGCGATTTTGTCCTAATTCACACCGATAACAATGATTACAATGGTTAGAAATTTCTTCTAAAGTTTGATAAGTTCCTACAGGAATTTCAATTTTAGCATCAGTCGGAATTAAATCTCGATTAAAATTCGATGACACAGACGGAGGGGAAGGTTCAGAATTGTTGAAATCGAATAAACTCAATTGTTCGTGATCAGACATAGTAAGGGTGTTGACGGTTGACGGTTGACGGTTAATTTTTCACCGACAACCAACACCATTTTAATGGCAGGCGGAATTTCTGATGTTGCAACTCTTGACTGTAACCGTCATTATAGAGGTGATGCGATTGCCGAGGGCAAGCAGTTGATGTTATCCATACCCCTATTTCGAGATCGAACTCATGCTGGTGAGGAACTCGCAAAAGAGATTGTGTTACAGATGAGTTTTGACAGCCCCCAGGAGGAGCAGAAAATTGTTGTTTATGCCTTACCTCGTGGGGGTGTACCCGTTGCGGTTCCCGTTGCTCAACGTTTACAATCTCCGTTGAGTGTGATTGTTGCTAAAAAAATTACCCTCCCCGATAACCCAGAATTGGCTTTGGGTGCAGTTACATCCGATGGTCAAGTTCTGTGGTCAAAACGAAAACCCCTGAATTTGAGTCTGCAACAGGGGATGTTACAGGAGGCTCAAACGAAAGCACAACAAGCCTGGGAACAGTTATCTCCCAGTTGTCCCCCGGTGACACCTCAAGGAGCTTTGGCGCTGGTGGTCGATGATGGTATCGCCACTGGAATGACAATGGCCGTCACGGTGAAAGCCTTAAAAGCTTATCAACCCCTGGCAATTTGGATTTGTGTTCCCGTCGCGCCTTTGGAATTAATGCCTTATATGCAGGAATGGTGCGATCGCGTGATTGTGTTAGAAACTCCCCATCCGTTTTTCAATGTCAGTCGGTTTTATGAAGAGTTTGAGCAAGTCGAAACCCAAACCGCCTTATCGCTACTAAAACACCAAATCTGGCTACAATGAATAACAATTTACAGTTCTCGATTAACCATCATGAGAAGTTGGCGTTTTTGGTGGCAAACTTTTGTCTTTTCAACCCAATATAATCCCCCTCAGTTTGTTGAGGTGTTGATGTTACTCTTAGGCATCTTTTTACTGTTCCTTTGGAGTTTGACCGCACAGTGGCCTTATTTGGTTTTGTCTCTGAGTTATGTTGCGGGATCATCCACATCAATGTTAATTCGAGAAGCTTTGACTCCTTCCCCTCATCTGCAACTGACCCAAGGTTTAGCTATCGTATTATTAATTCTGAGTGCTTACACCTTAATTGATTTAGTCGGATGAAATACTGCCTGGAATTTCATATAAAATTAAACGATTTCCCATCGGATCATAAGCATAAATTTCCCGACCATGAGAAGCGGTTATAATGTCTCCAGGCGGTGGATATCCAAGACGTTTTAAATGAGCGATCGCAGCTTCTAAATCCTGCACTTCCAAGCATAAACTCATTCCGGTTTTCCCCCCCGAAGAAAATTCAGAAATATGGGTCGGTTTAGGTTGAAAAATTCCCAATCTTAAACTCGGTAACTGAAATTCTGCATAACGATGGGGAATATGAGAAACGGGCTCTATTCCCAACAAGTGAGCATAAAAGTTGACCAAAATTTCCATTTTAGGGTCAGCAAGGGTGACAAAAGCCTCTTGGCAGTGTAAAACCATAAAGGGAAGTAAAAATTTAATCACGCAATTGCCCTCAATATTAAACTTAAAGTCGAGAGCTTAAACAATGGGACGAATTTTTTTATCCGCAGGTCATGGAGGATTTGAAAATGGTGTAAGAGATCCGGGTACAATTGCAGGCGGGACAACGGAAGCCCAAGAAATGATTCGCATTCGGGATTTAGTCGTTAGCGAATTGCGATCAAAGGGGTTTCAAGTGATTGTGGTTCCTGATGATCTCAGCCAAACTCAAACCATTGATTGGATTAATGCTCATTCTCAATTTGGAGATGTAGCTTTAGAACTGCAAATGGGTGGATCATCTAACCCTTCAATTCGGGGAGTAACCGCTTTTTATATTGCGGGAAATTCCCAACGAAAAAAACAAGCGGAATCCCTTTTATTATCCCTTTTGCAACAAGTTCCTCAACTTCCCAATCGAGGCGCAAAACCCGACACTGAAACGGGATTAGGAAGCTTAATTTTTATTCGTTGGATTGCGATTCCTTCCCTCTACTTAGAATTAGGATTTCTAACCAATCCCACTGATCGGGCTTTAATTCAAACCCGACGACGAGATATTGCCATTGGAATTACCAATGGATTAATCAGTTGGTTAAATCAGGACTCTACAAATCCGATTCCAACCGTTCCTCCCGGTACACCTGTTTATGGTTCTATTGGGATTAATATTAATGGTCGTCGCTATGGAGAAAATGGAATTTTAGTGAATGGAAATGCCTTTATTCCCATTGATTTAGTCGATAAATTAGGATTAAATCTCTCTCAAATTTCTAATAGAGTCAGAAGAATTCGATACAATAATATTGTTTATATTCGCGCGATAGATTTAAGAAATTGTGGCATTTCTGTGAGTTGGGATAATCCCAATCGCAGTGTTGTTTTGCGTTCTAATATTCGCCCTTATAATAGTCAAATGGATCAGATTATGGGTAATGGGTTAACCACCGAAGTGCAACTGATTATGTTTATCAAAACCCAGGATTCTAATTTGATCAATAGTGTTCCTCAAATTGCTAAATTTTATCGAGAAGAAGCCAGTATTGAAGGCGTTAATCATGATATTGCCTTTTGTCAAATGTGTTTAGAAACCAACTTCTTACAATTTGGGGGAATTCTCAAACCTGAACAATATAATTTTGGCGGTTTAGGAAGTTTAGGAGGTGCCTCAGAGAGTGCGTCTTTCCCCACAGCCGAAATCGGAATCCGAGCCCATATTCAACATTTAAAAGCCTACGCCAGTCATGAACCTTTAGTTCAAGATATTGTCGATCCTCGCTTTGAATTTGTCACCAGAGGAATCGCCCCCTATCTACAACAATTAAGCGGTCGCTGGTCAGACGATCCCACCTACGGTGATCAAATTTTAGCGTTAGTCAGAAGACTCTATGAACTATCAGGATTATTATAATTATCCATAAACTGATAACTGACAACTGGTACAGACGTGCCAAAAGCCTTACGGCATGGCTCCGCCAAGGCACGTCTCTACTGATAACTGATAACTGGTAGAGACGCGCCATGGCGCGTCTCTACACTGATTACTGATTACGCCTCTTTGACAAATCGAATAATTTCTCGAACATGATTAAGAAATTGCCCATCAGCACTTAATTGAGCGATCGCATTTTTGGCTTCTCTTTCTAAACGCTGATGTTCCGATTGATTCGTCGCTTTTAACGTTTCTAAATTAGCTGTTAAATTCGTTAATCCTTCACGAGTTGCTTGCCATTTTTGTTCTTGCTGAGTCGCCCAAGAATCAGGATATTTTAGATTCAATTGTCTTTCTAACTCTTTTAACGTTGTTTCCAAAATTTCAAAGCGATTTCGCAGTTCTACAACATCTTCACGGGGATAGGAAAATTGACGACGAACCATTGCTAATCGGGTGGCTAAATATTGATAAGCACGCACCGAAGGCCGTAAAATCGTTAACAGTAAAGCTGCACCTGCACCCCAATAACCTACCACACTAATTCCTAACCAAGCTAACCCATAAAGTCCGATAGTGGATAACAAATGTAAACCCAAAGCAACCCAAAGAGAACGTTGAGCTAACTGAGTGACATATTGAACTTGTTGTTCTTCAACAAAAATTCCCTTTTTTTTCGATTCTTCGGCTTCTGCTAAGACTTCTTTCGCCTCAAAATGAACATTCCAAGGAACCGTTACAATCAACAATAACCACCAAAAAACCGCACAACCGATGACCCAATCTAAAAAGCTTCCCGCCGGAATATGTAACCATTGTAAAACACTAAAAGTCAGTAACAAGATCACAGTTAATCCTAAACCGAAATCACCATAATTAAACTGTATTCTCATAAAAATTCAACCCTCCTCAATAATTAGTAGGGTGCGTAAGCAACGCGCACGCACCAAAAACCCTAAATATTCGGTCAAGTCATAGACTATTGACCCTCACAACGTCAATTCACCCTGCTTCTGTTCCCCGATTATGAAGAAAAATAGTAATATTCTGATATCCACTGTGACACTTCTTAAAGCTTCATACCCTTGAGTTAGGATAAAATTAGGTTTAAACCTTCACTTCTCTAAAATTCTACCAATGATTGGGCAAAAAGGAAAAGTTTATTTAATGGGAGCAGGGTTAGGAGAAATTGCTTATCTAACCTTACAAGCTCAAGCATTACTCTCCCAAGCAGAAGTCATAATTTATGATGCTTTAGTTGATGATTCTATTTTAACATTAATTCCGGCAAATTGTTTAAAAATTAATGTAGGAAAACGAGGCGGACAGCCTAGCACGTCCCAAGCAGAAATTAATCAATTATTAGTCGAATATTGTCGGGGAGGAAAACAAGTCATTCGTTTAAAAGGAGGCGATCCGTTTATTTTTGGGCGTACCACGTCCGAAATTCAAGCCTTAATTGAATCTCAATGTAACTTTGAAGTCATCCCCGGACTTTCATCCGCTTTAGCCGCACCCACTCTCGCCTATATTCCCCTAACAGACCCGGTAATGAGTCGTTGCTTCGCAGTCATGACCGCCCATGATTTAGAAGCCTTAGATTGGCAAATTGTTTCGCAAATTGAAACCTTAGTGATTTTAATGGGAGGACGAAATTTAGCTGAAATTGTCCATCAACTATTACGCCATGAACGTCTTCCCCAAACCCCCATTGCGATTATTAAATCTGGGGGTTGTCCTCAACAAAAAGTTTGGATCGGTACATTAAATGATATTGTAGAAACAACAGCCCATGAGTCTTTATCTCCCTGTGTGATTGTAGTAGGTGAAGTCGTGCGCTTGCGAGATTTCCTTAACCCTACCCAACACTCTTGGCAATTCAATCAACCCCTAGAAAATTCTATTTTAAATCAGTCTATTATGAATCAACCTTTATTCGGAAAAACAATATTAGTCACTCGTTCTGCTGAACAATCCAGTCAATTTAGTGAACTCTTAAAAGAACAAGGCGCAACGGTGATAGAAATGCCAGCTTTAGTGATTACTCCTCCCTCCAGTTGGGATAGTTTAGATCAAGCCATTGAACAGTTAGAAAAAGGGTCTGAAAGTCACTTTGATTGGTTAATTTTAACCTCTTCTAATGGCGTTGAATACTTTTTTAATCGGTTAATAACCCTGGGAAAAGATATCCGTAGTTTAGGTCAAACTAAAATAGCTGTTGTTGGTAAAAAAACCGCCGCCAGTTTACAAGAACGTTGTTTAAAACCAGATTTTATTCCCCCAGATTTTGTTGCAGATTCCCTGGTTGAACATTTCCCCGAATCTTTAGACGGTAAAACAATTTTATTCCCCAGAGTAGAAACGGGAGGACGAGAGGTTTTAGTTCAGGAATTAACCGCAAAAGGCGCAACAGTTGTGGAAGTCGCTGCTTATGAATCGGGGTGTCCTGATAGTATTTCTCCTGACGTTTTAGAAGCGTTACAAAGTCAAAAAATTGATGTGATTACT
This genomic stretch from Planktothrix sp. FACHB-1365 harbors:
- a CDS encoding uracil-DNA glycosylase family protein; its protein translation is MSDHEQLSLFDFNNSEPSPPSVSSNFNRDLIPTDAKIEIPVGTYQTLEEISNHCNHCYRCELGQNRTHAVIGRGHLQAPIMIVGEAPGQNEDEQGLPFVGRSGQLLEKILESVGLSTDQEVYISNAIRCRPPNNRTPTPQEMEACKPYLLEQIRLVNPKIILLTGATAVKSILGDKRGITKIRGQWMEWEGRLCMPIFHPAYLLRNPSRETGSPKWLMWQDIQAVRDKLNELMSN
- a CDS encoding phosphoribosyltransferase, yielding MTVNFSPTTNTILMAGGISDVATLDCNRHYRGDAIAEGKQLMLSIPLFRDRTHAGEELAKEIVLQMSFDSPQEEQKIVVYALPRGGVPVAVPVAQRLQSPLSVIVAKKITLPDNPELALGAVTSDGQVLWSKRKPLNLSLQQGMLQEAQTKAQQAWEQLSPSCPPVTPQGALALVVDDGIATGMTMAVTVKALKAYQPLAIWICVPVAPLELMPYMQEWCDRVIVLETPHPFFNVSRFYEEFEQVETQTALSLLKHQIWLQ
- a CDS encoding VOC family protein, whose protein sequence is MVLHCQEAFVTLADPKMEILVNFYAHLLGIEPVSHIPHRYAEFQLPSLRLGIFQPKPTHISEFSSGGKTGMSLCLEVQDLEAAIAHLKRLGYPPPGDIITASHGREIYAYDPMGNRLILYEIPGSISSD
- a CDS encoding N-acetylmuramoyl-L-alanine amidase; protein product: MGRIFLSAGHGGFENGVRDPGTIAGGTTEAQEMIRIRDLVVSELRSKGFQVIVVPDDLSQTQTIDWINAHSQFGDVALELQMGGSSNPSIRGVTAFYIAGNSQRKKQAESLLLSLLQQVPQLPNRGAKPDTETGLGSLIFIRWIAIPSLYLELGFLTNPTDRALIQTRRRDIAIGITNGLISWLNQDSTNPIPTVPPGTPVYGSIGININGRRYGENGILVNGNAFIPIDLVDKLGLNLSQISNRVRRIRYNNIVYIRAIDLRNCGISVSWDNPNRSVVLRSNIRPYNSQMDQIMGNGLTTEVQLIMFIKTQDSNLINSVPQIAKFYREEASIEGVNHDIAFCQMCLETNFLQFGGILKPEQYNFGGLGSLGGASESASFPTAEIGIRAHIQHLKAYASHEPLVQDIVDPRFEFVTRGIAPYLQQLSGRWSDDPTYGDQILALVRRLYELSGLL
- the cobA gene encoding uroporphyrinogen-III C-methyltransferase, with translation MIGQKGKVYLMGAGLGEIAYLTLQAQALLSQAEVIIYDALVDDSILTLIPANCLKINVGKRGGQPSTSQAEINQLLVEYCRGGKQVIRLKGGDPFIFGRTTSEIQALIESQCNFEVIPGLSSALAAPTLAYIPLTDPVMSRCFAVMTAHDLEALDWQIVSQIETLVILMGGRNLAEIVHQLLRHERLPQTPIAIIKSGGCPQQKVWIGTLNDIVETTAHESLSPCVIVVGEVVRLRDFLNPTQHSWQFNQPLENSILNQSIMNQPLFGKTILVTRSAEQSSQFSELLKEQGATVIEMPALVITPPSSWDSLDQAIEQLEKGSESHFDWLILTSSNGVEYFFNRLITLGKDIRSLGQTKIAVVGKKTAASLQERCLKPDFIPPDFVADSLVEHFPESLDGKTILFPRVETGGREVLVQELTAKGATVVEVAAYESGCPDSISPDVLEALQSQKIDVITFASSKTVKNYYQLIQSLPEHTLPPNYLDSICIASIGPQTSKSCINLLGRVDIEPQEYTLEGLTQVIINYSVCTADVSAC